A genomic segment from Mustela lutreola isolate mMusLut2 chromosome 15, mMusLut2.pri, whole genome shotgun sequence encodes:
- the MED11 gene encoding mediator of RNA polymerase II transcription subunit 11, which produces MATYSLANERLRALEDIEREIGAILQNAGTVILELSKEKTNERLLDRQAAAFTASVQHVEAELSGQIRYLTQVATGQPHEGSSYSSRKDCQMALKRVDYARLKLSDVARTCEQMLEN; this is translated from the exons ATGGCGACCTACAGCCTGGCCAACGAGAGGCTTCGCGCGCTGGAGGACATCGAACGGGAGATCGGCGCCATTCTCCAGAATGCAG GTACCGTGATCCTGGAGCTGTCCAAGGAGAAGACCAACGAACGGCTGCTGGACCGGCAGGCGGCGGCCTTCACGGCGTCGGTGCAGCACGTGGAGGCGGAGCTGTCGGGGCAGATCCGCTACCTCACCCAG GTGGCCACCGGGCAGCCCCATGAGGGCTCCAGCTACTCTTCCAGAAAGGACTGCCAGATGGCCCTGAAGCGAGTGGACTACGCCCGTCTCAAGCTCAGCGATGTGGCTCGAACCTGTGAGCAGATGCTGGAAAACTAG
- the CXCL16 gene encoding C-X-C motif chemokine 16, producing MSRSPGARFLALLVLLALLPPPGHGNEGSVIGSCYCHRRISSHSPPKGEVMAHFRKHLRAYDRCNSYIRFQLHSRSVCGGSKDAWVQELVSWFDRKEYGYANSGSAASQELLPPPSTQVPEPTQRAPLDTGSPAPTHLPPASQSTAQPMLPAGAQSLDRNLTRADDITTSTEGHGRGSEERQKQLEEQIGPSARTSAMVPVVSLLTIIFVLTVVLLYVLCRRRREQSLQHTPDLPLYYTPVASDSSA from the exons ATGAGCCGGAGCCCGGGTGCCCGGTTCCTCGCGCTCCTCGTCCTGCTGGCGCTGCTGCCTCCGCCAG gccATGGCAACGAGGGCAGCGTCATCGGCAGTTGTTATTGCCACAGGAGGATTTCTTCCCACTCCCCTCCGAAGGGGGAGGTCATGGCACATTTCCGAAAGCACCTGAGAGCCTACGATCGCTGTAATTCCTACATCAG GTTCCAGCTACACTCCCGCAGCGTGTGTGGGGGGAGCAAAGATGCTTGGGTTCAAGAACTGGTGAGCTGGTTTGATCGCAAAG AATATGGATATGCTAACTCCGGGAGTGCGGCCTCCCAGGAGCTTTTACCTCCTCCCAGCACCCAGGTTCCTGAGCCCACACAAAGGGCACCTTTAGACACAGGCTCCCCTGCTCCGACGCACCTGCCACCTGCCTCGCAGTCCACTGCACAGCCCATGCTTCCAGCAGGGGCCCAGTCCTTGGACAGAAACCTCACCCGTGCAGATGACATCACTACATCCACTGAGGGCCACGGTCGGGGGtctgaggagaggcagaagcagctgGAAGAACAAATAGGGCCTTCCGCGAGAACCTCAGCCATGGTGCCAGTGGTCTCCCTCCTGACCATCATCTTCGTTCTCACTGTGGTCCTCCTGTACGTGctgtgcaggaggaggagggagcagtcACTGCAGCACACTCCAG attTGCCGCTGTATTATACACCTGTGGCATCAGACTCCAGTGCCTGA
- the ARRB2 gene encoding beta-arrestin-2, protein MGEKPGTRVFKKSSPNCKLTVYLGKRDFVDHLDKVDPVDGVVLVDPDYLKDRKVFVTLTCAFRYGREDLDVLGLSFRKDLFIANYQAFPPAPNPPRPPTRLQDRLLRKLGPHAHPFFFTIPQNLPCSVTLQPGPEDTGKACGVDFEIRAFCAKSLEEKSHKRNSVRLVIRKVQFAPEKPGPQPSAETTRHFLMSDRSLHLEASLDKELYYHGEPLNVNVHVTNNSTKTIKKIKVSVRQYADICLFSTAQYKCPVAQIEQDDQVSPSSTFCKVYTVTPLLSDNREKRGLALDGKLKHEDTNLASSTIVKEGATKEVLGILVSYRVKVKLVVSRGGDVSVELPFVLMHPKPHDHITLPRPQTAAPDTGVPVDTNLIEFDTNYATDDDIVFEDFARLRLKGMKEEDYEDQLC, encoded by the exons GGTCTTCAAAAAGTCGAGCCCCAACTGCAAG CTCACTGTGTACTTGGGGAAGCGGGACTTTGTAGACCACCTGGACAAAGTGGACCCCGTAG ATGGCGTGGTGCTCGTGGACCCTGACTACTTGAAGGATCGCAAAG TGTTTGTGACCCTCACCTGCGCCTTCCGCTATGGCCGCGAGGACCTGGATGTGCTTGGCTTGTCCTTCCGCAAAGACCTGTTCATCGCCAACTACCAGGCCTTCCCGCCGGCGCCCAACCCCCCGAGGCCCCCCACCCGCCTGCAGGACCGGCTGCTCAGGAAGCTGGGCCCACACGCCCACCCCTTCTTCTTCACA ATCCCCCAGAACCTTCCCTGCTCCGTCACCCTGCAGCCAGGCCCTGAGGACACGGGGAAG GCCTGCGGGGTAGACTTTGAGATTCGCGCCTTCTGTGCCAAATCACTAGAAGAAAAAAGCCACAAAAG gaacTCTGTGCGTCTGGTGATCCGAAAGGTGCAGTTTGCCCCAGAGAAACCTGGCCCCCAGCCTTCAGCAGAAACCACACGCCACTTCCTCATGTCCGACCGGTCCCTGCACCTTGAGGCCTCCCTGGACAAGGAG CTCTACTACCACGGGGAGCCCCTCAATGTCAACGTCCACGTCACCAACAACTCCACCAAGACCATCAAGAAGATCAAAGTCTCTG TGAGACAGTACGCCGACATCTGCCTCTTCAGCACTGCCCAGTACAAGTGCCCTGTAGCTCAGATCGAACAAGA TGACCAGGTGTCCCCCAGTTCCACGTTCTGCAAGGTGTATACTGTCACCCCGCTGCTCAGCGACAACCGGGAGAAGCGGGGTCTGGCCCTGGATGGGAAGCTCAAGCACGAGGACACCAACCTGGCTTCCAGCACCAT CGTGAAGGAGGGCGCCACCAAGGAGGTGCTGGGCATCCTGGTGTCCTACAGGGTCAAGGTGAAGCTGGTGGTGTCTCGTGGCGG GGACGTCTCTGTGGAGCTGCCTTTCGTCCTCATGCACCCCAAGCCCCACGACCACATcaccctccccaggccccagacAG CTGCTCCGGACACAGGTGTACCCGTGGACACCAACCTCATTGAATTTGATACCAA CTATGCCACGGACGACGACATTGTGTTCGAGGACTTCGCCCGGCTCAGGCTAAAAGGGATGAAGGAGGAGGATTATGAGGACCAGCTCTGCTAG